GTTGAGGAACACCTGTCCCAACTGGGCCGGGTCGGCCAGCACGGGCGGCACGGGGCGGCAGTGCTCGTGCACCACGATCCCCGACAACTGGGCCTTCGGACGGATCAGATCGATCACGCGGCTGAGGGTGACATTCAAATCGGCCAGCGCCAGTTCGGGCTCGGTGGGCCGGGCGAACTGCATCAGGCGAAGGACGAGGGTGCTGATCTTGTCGATTTCCCCCTGAATGATTTCCAAATCGTCGCGCGCGGCCTCGGTGGCGGGGACCTGCTCCTTCAGTGAGTGGATCAGGATTTTGATCGTGGTCAGCGGATTGTTGACCTCGTGGGCGATCGAGGCGGCCATTGTGCCCACCGAGGCCAGACGGTCGGCGGTGATCAACTGCTGATTGCGGGTGTACAACTGGGTTTCGCTCTCCTGCAGGACGCGGAAGATCCTGTTGACCCGCAGCACGCCGAAGATCACCGGAATGGCGATGAAGACCAGCAGAAACAAGAAGATCACCAGGGTCTTGGCGGCGTCATGGTCGGCATACTCACGCCAGAACCAGATGGCCCCGGCGCCGACCAGCGTGGCCGGGATGGCGATGGTCAGCCAAATGATATGCAACTGGCGGCGCAGTCCGGAGAGCGAGGGGGGCGTGATGGGCTCGTTCATGCTGACTTATCTTGTCTGATTTCGCCGGGCGGTGGGCCGGATCGCTGCGATCACCGTCACCCGTCGACAATCTCGCCAACCGCCCATCCGAGGGCAATGGCCGATTCGGGCCGTTTTCGGCTCCGGCGTGGTCGATCACGGCACGGTGTGTGCTTCACGGCGCTTGCTTGCCTGAGCACGTCTTGGAGCAGGCGTGCCTCCAGACGCGGAGGGCCGCTCTTTTTTTCGGCGGCGCGCAGTTCGACCTTGACAATCTGTCGGATGTGGTAGATTGTGGTCGCAAGTCACTCGACCCCGTGCCCCGGCACGGGGCCGCTTGCCCAACAAAACCTCACAACCTGGGAGGAGCTCTCGATGAAGCACTCGTTCCTGCCCCAACGCGGTATCGGGCTCTGGCTTTTGGGCGCCGCCGTGATCGTGACGCTCGGCATCTGGGGATGCGGAGTGGACAATACACCCACCGCGCCATCCGGCATGGATGACGTGTTGGGACGTGTCAATCCCCA
This bacterium DNA region includes the following protein-coding sequences:
- a CDS encoding ATP-binding protein, with protein sequence MNEPITPPSLSGLRRQLHIIWLTIAIPATLVGAGAIWFWREYADHDAAKTLVIFLFLLVFIAIPVIFGVLRVNRIFRVLQESETQLYTRNQQLITADRLASVGTMAASIAHEVNNPLTTIKILIHSLKEQVPATEAARDDLEIIQGEIDKISTLVLRLMQFARPTEPELALADLNVTLSRVIDLIRPKAQLSGIVVHEHCRPVPPVLADPAQLGQVFLNLLLNAVDATPQGGTIKVISGTENNDVVVTIWNSGKGIDPALYDRIFDPFFTTKATGTGLGLSIAHMIMAKHNGTIRAIGHNESGTTFRITLPRALTAKS